From Canis lupus baileyi chromosome 16, mCanLup2.hap1, whole genome shotgun sequence:
CTCACATGGCGAAGAGGATGAGGAAGGCGACCATCAAACAGAAGAGCCCCATGGCCTCAGACAGGGCAAAGCCCAGAATGGCATAGGAGAAGAGCTGCTGCTTGAGAGACGGGTTCCTGCCAGGGACAGAGATCGATGCCAGGCAGGGGAAAGGAAGGGGTAAGGGCACGGGTGGTGGAAGACACAGGTAGGTTAGGTCAATGCCCGGGGTGGGGATGCTGAAACTGGGGGAGGGCCTAGCCTGCATATATCCTGGGGATTTGGACAGGTGAGCAGAGTACCAACATGGGAGAAGTGGGCCAGGttggaaatatttaaattctgatCCAGAGATCAttggagaaaacaaaagattaaTGAAGTCAATCCTAAGCTAGTGGGAGCTCCTGCTGAGGCTTCTCCCTGATGGGGTGAAATTTGTGGTAGGGGATGCTCTAGGCCACCCCCCAAACTTACCTGGCATAGCCAATGATCAAGCTGCCAAACACTGTCCCAATACCAGCCCCTGAACCAGCCACACCAACTGTGGCAGCCCCAGCGCCAATAAACTTGGCTGCTGTGTCAATGTCCCGGGAGACAACACTGGTCTGGAACTCCCGTCGGGCCACCTGGAGTGGGGAGCTGCTGTAGGATGGCTAGAGAGGCAAGTAGGGAAAGAGAGGTGGTAAGGCATAGGACAGGTGGCTAATTCCATCCCCTCACGTGACCCACCCAGGCTGAAACTTGGCAAATTGCCGGACAGGTATAAAATGCTCAGACTGCAGAGCATGCTGGGAATTAGTCTTAGGGCCTATTTTCGGACAGGACCAGGGAAATTTTACGGGTTAGGGAAACTTCACTTTTGCAAACTTCTCACCTACAACTCTCACCTTGGGGTACTTAGCACTGTTAAAGCACTACAGATTCTGTAACTGTCCTCCCACCTGGGCCACTATCTTGAAGAATCCCTTGCTGgggaaattaattaatttttaagattttatttgtaagtactGTCTACACCCACTGTGGAGTGTACAAACTACAACTCTgtgatcaagagtcgcatgctctaccgattgagccaaccaggtgcccctgcggAAATTTAGAAGAGGGCCCATATTCCTTTACCTGTTTAGATGGGATCTCTGGCCTACTCAAGAAGGAGGCAGACAAAGGCCTGATAAGATCCCTGGTACAGCA
This genomic window contains:
- the ATP5MC1 gene encoding ATP synthase F(0) complex subunit C1, mitochondrial encodes the protein MQTTGALLIPPALIRCCTRDLIRPLSASFLSRPEIPSKQPSYSSSPLQVARREFQTSVVSRDIDTAAKFIGAGAATVGVAGSGAGIGTVFGSLIIGYARNPSLKQQLFSYAILGFALSEAMGLFCLMVAFLILFAM